The DNA sequence aaaaactacaaaaaaatggcaaaaaataaatacccatcttgcaataatatctcttaatatcaatggcatcaatgcctcaaccaaaagacataggtatgcagactgggttaaaaagcaggatccttcaatttgctgcctccaagaaactcacctttctacaaaggatagacactatcttagggtgaaaggttggaaaacggtgtttcaagcaaatgggactgTAAAAGAAGCAGGAGTTTCTATCATAATATCTGGCAAGGTATACTTCAGTcgaacattagttaggaaagataaggaaggtcatattatattgattaaaggcacactccaacaggaggacattacaatcttaaacatatatgtacctaacatgggggctctgaacttcatcaaacaaatgctattagaactaaggtcacagataataccaaacacagtggtagtgggggacttaaCACCATACTCTCATAAACTGACagttcatcctggcaaaaaataaacagagatgtggcttagtggttaagcgcttgcctgtgaagcctaagaaccccagttcaaggctcggttccccaggtcccacgttagccagatgcacaagggggcgcacgcgtctggagttcgttaccagaggctggaagccctggcacgcccattctctctctctccctctctgtgtctgtcgctctcaaacaaataaattaaaaaaataaataaaaataaaaaataaacagagatgcatctggattaaatgaggtcaaagaacaaatggaactaacagatatatacaggacatgtcatccaaatgctgaagaatatacattcttttcagcagcacatggaacattctctaaaatagaccatatattaggagacaaagcaaatcttaacaaatacaggaaaattgaaataattccttgcattctatgtgaccacaatggaatcaagctacaaatcaatagaagaaaagctatagagaatacacagaataatggaaactaaacaatacactactaaatgatgaatgggtcaatgaaaaaattaagaaggaaatcaaaaaattcatatagaaaatgagaatgagaacacaacataccaaaacctttgggacacaaggcagtcctaagagggaaatttatagctttaagtgcctatattaagaaattagaaaggtctcaagtaaataacctaatgcttcaccttaaagccttggaaaaagaagaacaaggcaaactgaaaatcagtagatgggaagatataataaagattagggcagaaattaatgaaatagaaacaaaaaaccaaaaataaatccaaagaatcagtaaaacaaagagttgcttctttgaaaggataaacaagattgataaaactttagcaaatctgacccaaagagagcagagacacaaattaatcaaattagagatgaaaaggcaacatcacaacatataccagagaaattcagaaaatcacagggatatactataaaaacatatactccactaagttttgaaaatctgaaagaaatgtatgatttccttaTATGACTTAGCTAAACtaaatgaagatgagattaatcacttaaataaacctataacaactatggagatccaagcagttaacAAAAATCTACCAACTAAgaaaagtccaggctcagattgattcactggtgaattttaccagaccttcaaggaataattaacaccattgcttcttaaggttttccacaAACTAGAAAAAGAATGAGGGGACCACGCTTGCTATGGCGCCCCCAGCCACTTCCTCACGCCCCAATCCGGCTGGGGCCGGCCTGTGGGCCGGTGGCCCGGCCGGCTTCCACCAGGGCTGCTTCTGGTGTGGCGAATTAAATCCTGTCAGAAGTGTATTGTACAGCTAAAGACAATGACCACCGGGTCATCTGAGATTGTTTGGCCTACTGATAAGCCCAGGAAAAGATTAGAGATCACTACTCAAGCAGAATTACAAGTGGTTatgtgcacacccattctctacccagTTTCCTAAGACTGTCACAAAGATGTTTGACATAAAGGCGTGGGCTGAGTATGTCGTGGAATGGGCTGCAAAAGACCCATGTGGCTTCCTTACCACACTCATTCTGGCTCTCACTCCACTCTTCCTAGCAAGCGCTGTCCTGTCCTGGAAATTGGCCAAGATGATTGAGGCCaaggagaaagagcaaaagaagaaGCACAAACGTCAAGAAAATATTGCCAAAGCTAAACGactaaaaaaagattaaaggaaTGGAGAGGTTGTGTAACTGGAGAAAAAACATTTGGAAATCGTGCAGCTTTGGAAGGACTCACTAAGGTTTCATTTCATGTTCATGGAAGTATTACTTAATAAATTACAGCTGACCATATAGGAGAATCATGTTCTGACCTCGATACTGTAGTAACTTTTAGGCTGTTACAGAAGTTTGTTGGTTTCTGCCAAAAGTTACTATGAATTGGCATTTACCATACCGGAGCATGTTTAATCTGAAAATCCAAACCCCTCTCAAATCTGAAACGTGCAGACATGACGTTGCAAGTAGCCAGTTCCACACGTGAACTTGTGAAGTCTGCAGCTAAGATACAGGAGCACTGAAAATAACATTCTCTTCAGGTTAAATGAGACGGAGATGAACTTTGATTAGACCTGGATCCCATCAGCAAGGTGTTATGCAAATACTCTTAAGgtctgaaaaactaaaatattactgGTCATTATTTCTGTTGAGGGATGCTCAACTTGTAGTTCTTTATAACTGACAGCTGGGTGCCATTTTGCAGCTTATGTTTTCAAGTGAAAACACtatatgaagaaaaatggcttTACGACTATGAACTTGATTCAAATACTGGTTTAAAATGAGGTTCTATTCTGGAAGTGAAAAGT is a window from the Jaculus jaculus isolate mJacJac1 chromosome 12, mJacJac1.mat.Y.cur, whole genome shotgun sequence genome containing:
- the LOC101614089 gene encoding small integral membrane protein 15-like, which gives rise to MFDIKAWAEYVVEWAAKDPCGFLTTLILALTPLFLASAVLSWKLAKMIEAKEKEQKKKHKRQENIAKAKRLKKD